The nucleotide sequence TAAGTGATTCTGATCTCGAGGACATAGATCTTAAAGATCCACGTGATGCTATTCTATTCCTTGTTATGGTCATACCAAAGGGAAATCCTAAGGGAGCAACTGTGAATCTCAAAGCTCCAATAGTGGTGAACGTTAAGAATAGAAAAGCGAAACAGGTTATAGCTTTGAACGAGGATTATCCAATACGTTATCCTCTTTTTCCACAGGAAGAGGGAGGGGCATAATCGTGCTTGTTTTGAGCCGTAAGATAAATCAAAGCATAATGATAGGTGATGAGATAGAAATTAAGGTCCTCGAGATAAGAGGGGATCAGGTTCGCCTTGGTATAGAAGCCCCTAAGAGAATCCCCGTTCATCGGAAGGAAGTTTATGAAGCTATAATGCGAGAGAACATCCTTGCCGCTCAGATGGCTGCTCAGGTTGAGCAAAAAGTGGAAGAAAGTGTTGTGAAAGAGCTTGAGAGATTGAAAAAGAAGAAAGAATGAGCGTTTTCCTCTAAAGTGCCTCCTCACCCTGACCGATAAAACTAAGTGAAGGGAAGTCCTCACGGATGAGGAATACCAAGGAGCGCATGGATGCGGTATACTACAGGGATGGGGTGAGGGCTTATGAGGATAAATCATAATATCGCGGCTATGGAGGCTTATAGGCAGCTGACCTTGACCACAGGTCAGCTTCAAACAGTCCTCGAGAGATTGTCCTCTGGTTTGAGGATTAACCGCGCGGCTGATGATGCCGCGGGATTGGCGATCTCTGAAAAGATGCGCTCCCAGATAAAGAGTATTCATCAAGCTACGAGAAACGCACAGGATGGCGTTTCTTTGATTCAAACCGCAGAGGGGGCGCTTGATGAGGTTCATGCGATTCTTCATAGAATAAGAGAGCTTGCCATTCAAGCTGCCAACGATACATGCACTTCATACGATAGAGAGCAGATCCAGAAAGAGATAGATCAACTTAAGGCGGAAATAGACAGAATAGGCGAAAGTACCCAGTTTAATACACGTAAACTTTTAACGGGAGAGCTCTCGTTCATAATTAATCAAGTGGGAGGAAATGCCTATGTTACAAACATGACGGCATCCCCATCCACTCAGCCCGGAACTTATA is from Synergistota bacterium and encodes:
- the csrA gene encoding carbon storage regulator CsrA; the protein is MLVLSRKINQSIMIGDEIEIKVLEIRGDQVRLGIEAPKRIPVHRKEVYEAIMRENILAAQMAAQVEQKVEESVVKELERLKKKKE
- a CDS encoding flagellar assembly protein FliW, whose product is MKVNTLRFGEIEVPEERIIFMPHGLIGFPNLKRFFIIGEEGQLIKWFQSIEDPNIALPVVNPFELFPKFSVDISDSDLEDIDLKDPRDAILFLVMVIPKGNPKGATVNLKAPIVVNVKNRKAKQVIALNEDYPIRYPLFPQEEGGA